The following proteins are encoded in a genomic region of Vigna radiata var. radiata cultivar VC1973A unplaced genomic scaffold, Vradiata_ver6 scaffold_7, whole genome shotgun sequence:
- the LOC106753927 gene encoding phosphatidylinositol 4-kinase gamma 1, translating into MRFIKMAVTIDRHEGFGPFSRSQRCKLQSYGHLDPNVVEHSKSGGTFSHSIELAFEAYNIHRSFSTPCLPLTTLVGEELTCHPPRIEIVRGSGAPVHALVVEVAIALASGIKPIPIPSGLGGAYAFCNQNGTNIAVAKPVDEEPFAFNNPKGLGGQMLGQPGLKKSIRIGETGIRELAAYLLDHGGLAAVPPTALVKFSNAAFFVTSNAAASALPMPKVASLQRFVGHAFDAGELGPSFFSVASVHNIGILDIRIMNLDRHAGNMLVAEHDTNNASYGSTVADLVPIDHGFCLPEWLDDPYFEWLHWPQASIPFSDYELDYISKLDPFKDAEVLRTAIPLLGESAIRVLIVCTVLLKQAAAAGLCLAEIGQMMTRKFREGQELPSEMENICLKVKASIHTKNRTEQGSKCEGAQISFGDLNQVQWEAFLEVFGELLRSVFEDKKCNGKKLEHLGSY; encoded by the coding sequence ATGAGATTTATCAAAATGGCTGTGACGATTGACAGACATGAGGGGTTTGGGCCCTTTAGCCGATCCCAGAGATGCAAACTCCAATCTTACGGTCACCTTGATCCGAACGTTGTCGAACATAGCAAAAGTGGTGGTACTTTTTCACACTCCATTGAACTAGCATTTGAAGCCTATAATATTCACCGCAGTTTCTCCACTCCATGCCTCCCCCTAACCACACTGGTAGGGGAAGAACTCACTTGTCACCCTCCAAGGATTGAGATTGTTCGTGGAAGTGGAGCTCCAGTACATGCTCTAGTTGTTGAAGTTGCCATAGCTTTGGCCTCAGGTATCAAACCAATACCCATCCCGAGTGGCCTAGGTGGTGCCTATGCTTTCTGCAACCAAAATGGCACCAACATCGCTGTAGCAAAGCCAGTAGATGAAGAGCCTTTCGCCTTCAACAACCCAAAAGGCTTAGGGGGTCAAATGCTCGGCCAACCTGGCCTCAAGAAATCTATTCGCATTGGTGAAACTGGTATCCGAGAGTTAGCTGCTTATCTTCTTGATCACGGAGGCCTTGCTGCCGTGCCTCCTACGGCTTTAGTCAAATTTTCTAATGCTGCATTCTTTGTCACTTCCAATGCAGCAGCATCTGCTCTTCCAATGCCTAAAGTTGCCTCTCTCCAACGCTTTGTTGGTCATGCTTTTGATGCAGGAGAGTTGGGTCCTTCTTTCTTCTCAGTTGCTTCAGTCCACAACATTGGGATCCTTGACATTAGGATCATGAACCTTGATAGACATGCAGGGAATATGCTTGTGGCCGAGCATGACACTAATAATGCTAGCTATGGTAGTACTGTTGCTGACCTCGTTCCCATCGACCATGGCTTTTGCCTCCCTGAGTGGCTGGATGATCCATATTTTGAATGGCTACATTGGCCACAAGCCTCTATTCCTTTCTCTGATTACGAACTTGATTACATTTCCAAACTCGATCCCTTCAAAGATGCAGAGGTTTTAAGAACTGCCATCCCTTTACTGGGGGAATCCGCAATACGTGTTCTTATTGTTTGCACCGTTTTGTTGAAGCAAGCTGCTGCTGCTGGCCTTTGCCTTGCTGAAATAGGCCAAATGATGACTAGGAAATTTCGTGAAGGTCAAGAGTTACCGAGCGAAATGGAAAACATCTGCTTAAAAGTGAAGGCTAGCATCCACACCAAAAACCGCACAGAACAAGGGTCTAAATGTGAAGGTGCTCAAATTTCCTTCGGAGACCTCAACCAAGTCCAGTGGGAAGCGTTCTTGGAGGTTTTTGGTGAACTTTTGCGCAGTGTTTTTGAGGACAAGAAGTGCAACGGCAAAAAATTGGAACATCTCGGAAGTTACTGA
- the LOC106753658 gene encoding WAT1-related protein At5g07050, whose protein sequence is MEGEGYYGSFFQRCKPYIAMISLQFGFAGMTIITKVSLNRGMSHYVLVVYRHAFATAVIAPFALVLERKVRPKITFLIFMQIFVLGLLGPVIDQNLYYAGLKFTSPTYACAISNMLPAMTFVIAAIFRMEKLDMRKLRCQAKVIGTIVTVAGAMLMTLYKGQVISFLGSQYMHHPRNYVPENTTDSGEKDWFKGSILLIIATLAWASFFILQAVTLRKYPAQLSLTALVCALGTLQSIAVTFVMEHKTSVWTIGWDMNLLAAAYAGIISSGITYYVQGIVMQKKGPVFVTAFSPLIMIIVAIMGAFILAEKIYLGGVTGAVLIVMGLYAVLWGKYKENKEKEAEITIEVMKCCSENGRLETVVEDAEVNNDIEMQKGEEALRDLRVAIVVPKV, encoded by the exons atggaaggagAGGGTTATTATGGGAGTTTCTTTCAGAGGTGCAAGCCTTACATAGCTATGATTTCTCTGCAATTTGGGTTTGCGGGTATGACCATAATCACTAAGGTCTCCCTCAACCGTGGGATGAGCCACTATGTGCTTGTGGTTTATAGACACGCCTTTGCTACTGCGGTTATTGCTCCTTTTGCTCTTGTTCTTGAGAG GAAAGTGAGGCCCAAGATTACATTTCTTATTTTCATGCAAATATTCGTGTTGGGTCTACTTGG GCCTGTGATTGATCAGAACTTATACTATGCGGGGTTGAAATTCACTTCCCCTACCTACGCATGTGCAATAAGCAACATGCTCCCTGCAATGACATTTGTGATAGCTGCTATTTTCAG GATGGAAAAATTGGACATGAGAAAACTTAGATGTCAAGCAAAAGTGATAGGAACTATAGTAACAGTTGCTGGGGCcatgttgatgacattgtaCAAAGGGCAAGTCATCAGTTTCTTGGGTTCTCAGTACATGCATCACCCCAGAAATTATGTTCCGGAAAACACCACTGATTCTGGGGAAAAGGATTGGTTTAAGGGCTCTATTCTTCTCATAATTGCCACCCTTGCTTGGGCTtctttcttcatccttcag GCAGTGACACTAAGGAAATACCCTGCTCAGCTCTCTCTCACAGCACTTGTGTGTGCCTTAGGTACACTGCAGTCAATTGCAGTTACCTTTGTCATGGAACACAAGACATCTGTTTGGACCATTGGCTGGGATATGAACCTTCTTGCAGCAGCCTATGCT GGAATAATATCATCAGGAATCACCTACTATGTTCAAGGGATTGTCATGCAAAAAAAAGGGCCTGTTTTTGTAACTGCCTTCAGCCCTTTGATAATGATTATCGTAGCCATCATGGGTGCTTTCATCCTTgcagaaaaaatatatcttggAGG GGTCACGGGAGCTGTTCTCATAGTAATGGGACTTTACGCGGTTCTGTGGGGAAAATACAAGGAGAACAAGGAGAAAGAAGCGGAGATAACCATTGAGGTGATGAAGTGTTGTTCAGAAAATGGGAGGTTGGAGACTGTGGTGGAAGATGCCGAAGTAAACAACGATATTGAGATGCAAAAGGGTGAAGAAGCGTTGAGAGATTTAAGGGTAGCCATTGTTGTTCCAAAAGTTTAA
- the LOC106753926 gene encoding cytochrome P450 98A2 — protein MGFLLILPLSLITLWVGYTLYQRLRFKLPPGPRPWPVVGNLYDIKPVRFRCFAEWAQSYGPIISVWFGSTLNVIVSNSELAKEVLKEQDQHLADRHRSRSAAKFSRDGKDLIWADYGPHYVKVRKVCTLELFSPKRLEALRPIREDEVTAMVESIFHHCTTTENLGKGILVRKFLGEVAFNNITRLAFGKRFVNSEGVLEEQGVEFKGVVENGLKLGASLAMAEHIPWLRWMFPLEEEAFAKHGARRDRLTRAIMEEHTEARKKSGGAKQHFVDALLTLQDKYDLSEDTIIGLLWDMITAGTDTSAISVEWAMAELIRNPRVQQKAQEELDRVIGLERVMTEADFLSLPYLQCVAKESLRLHPPTPLMLPHRANANVKVGGYDIPKGSNVHVNVWAVARDPAVWKDPLEFRPERFLEEDVDMKGHDFRLLPFGAGRRVCPGAQLGINLVTSMLGHLLHHFSWSPAEGVKPEEIDMGENPGLVTYMRTPLKGVPSPRLPSHLYKRLPSDI, from the exons ATGGGTTTTCTTCTGATTCTACCCTTATCACTGATCACCCTCTGGGTAGGTTACACGCTGTACCAGAGGCTAAGGTTCAAACTGCCTCCGGGTCCACGGCCCTGGCCGGTTGTTGGTAACCTCTACGACATAAAGCCGGTCCGCTTCCGCTGCTTCGCGGAGTGGGCACAGTCCTACGGGCCCATCATATCGGTGTGGTTCGGCTCCACGCTGAACGTTATCGTTTCGAACTCCGAGCTGGCGAAGGAGGTGCTGAAAGAGCAGGACCAGCATCTCGCTGACCGCCACCGCAGCCGCTCGGCGGCGAAGTTCAGCCGCGACGGCAAGGATCTCATTTGGGCCGATTATGGACCCCACTACGTGAAAGTGAGGAAGGTCTGCACGCTAGAGCTCTTCTCCCCCAAACGTCTGGAGGCCCTCAGGCCCATTAGAGAAGACGAGGTCACCGCCATGGTTGAATCCATTTTCCACCACTGCACCACTACTG AGAATTTAGGGAAGGGAATATTAGTGAGGAAGTTCTTGGGGGAAGTGGCATTCAACAACATAACGAGATTGGCATTTGGGAAAAGATTTGTGAACTCAGAAGGTGTATTAGAGGAACAAGGAGTGGAATTCAAGGGCGTGGTGGAAAATGGGTTAAAGCTAGGAGCATCTCTGGCGATGGCGGAACACATCCCTTGGCTGCGCTGGATGTTCCCTCTGGAAGAAGAGGCTTTTGCCAAACACGGAGCTCGCCGTGACAGACTCACCAGAGCGATCATGGAAGAGCACACCGAAGCACGGAAGAAATCCGGTGGGGCCAAACAACATTTTGTCGATGCCCTACTCACATTGCAAGACAAATATGACCTCAGTGAAGACACCATCATTGGCCTCCTCTGG GACATGATCACGGCAGGGACGGATACATCTGCAATTTCTGTAGAATGGGCCATGGCGGAGTTAATAAGAAACCCAAGAGTGCAGCAGAAGGCCCAAGAGGAGCTAGACAGAGTGATTGGGCTTGAAAGGGTGATGACCGAAGCAGACTTCTTGAGCCTGCCATACCTACAATGTGTGGCCAAGGAGTCGTTGAGGCTCCACCCACCAACCCCACTCATGCTCCCACACAGGGCCAATGCCAATGTCAAAGTTGGAGGGTATGACATCCCCAAAGGCTCCAACGTGCATGTCAATGTGTGGGCCGTGGCCCGTGACCCGGCCGTCTGGAAGGACCCGTTGGAGTTCCGACCCGAGAGGTTTCTTGAGGAGGATGTGGACATGAAAGGGCATGACTTTAGACTACTTCCGTTCGGGGCGGGTCGTCGGGTTTGCCCCGGTGCCCAACTTGGAATCAACTTGGTGACTTCCATGTTGGGCCACCTTTTGCACCATTTCAGTTGGAGTCCGGCGGAGGGAGTAAAGCCTGAAGAGATTGACATGGGTGAGAATCCTGGGTTGGTCACATACATGAGAACACCACTAAAAGGTGTGCCTTCTCCCAGGCTCCCCTCACACTTGTACAAACGTCTGCCTTCTGACATttga
- the LOC106753773 gene encoding 70 kDa peptidyl-prolyl isomerase codes for MPMAVSHQNQLKTEDSQFSFKEIGNEGLTKRILRKGVSWQTPFSGDEVEVHFRGHVENGTSLESSYDKGFTFRFKLGQCEVIKGWDEGVATMKKGERAIFKIPPNLAYGEEGSPPLVPPNATLIYEIEMLSWSTIRDLTGDGGIMKKLIREGEGWATPREDDEVLVKYEARLENGMLVSKSEKGVEFNVSDGYLCPAMSIAVKTMRKGEVAELAVRLFYGQSKNSNMTTELDGVSPPDSNLTSIKLELVSWKVVTDVTGDKKILKKIKKVGEGFDRPNEGSQVKVIYLCKGEDDTVIERKGSEEEPFEFTTQEEQVPEGLERAIMTMKKAEQALVIVHAEYLSGYNNSQGNTANNKVLYYEVELVDFVKEKPFWKMNTEEKIEACERKKHDGNLLFKAENFMHASKKYEKAVKYIEFDHSFSEDEKHRSNTLRLSCNLNNAACKLKLGEYIEASRLCTKVLQQDPSNIKALYRRCQAYMKTSDLEKAEADIKRALTIDPNNRDIKLEYKELKVKQKEYNTYEAGIFSTMVSRMS; via the exons ATGCCAATGGCAGTTTCTCATCAAAATCAACTGAAAACTGAAGACTCGCAATTCTCTTTCAAGGAAATTGGAAATGAAGGTCTCACAAAGCGGATTCTCAGAAAAGGAGTCTCTTGGCAAACTCCATTCTCTGGAGATGAAGTGGAAG TTCATTTCAGAGGACATGTTGAGAATGGAACATCTCTTGAATCCAGTTATGATAAAGGGTTCACGTTTCGTTTCAAATTAGGCCAGT GTGAAGTTATCAAAGGATGGGATGAAGGAGTTGCCACCATGAAGAAAGGGGAGAGAGCAATCTTCAAAATACCACCTAACTTGGCATATGGGGAAGAAGGTTCTCCTCCATTGGTTCCTCCTAATGCAACTCTcatttatgaaattgaaatgcTGTCTTGGAGCACCATAAGGGATTTGACTGGCGATGGAGGAATCATGAAAAAGCTGATAAGAGAGGGAGAAGGATGGGCCACTCCCAGAGAAGATGACGAGGTGCTAG TGAAATATGAAGCAAGGCTGGAGAATGGGATGCTTGTCTCAAAGTCTGAGAAGGGAGTGGAGTTTAATGTAAGTGATG GCTATCTATGTCCTGCTATGAGTATAGCAGTAAAGACAATGAGAAAGGGCGAAGTGGCAGAACTAGCAGTGAGATTATTTT ATGGGCAGagtaaaaattcaaatatgacCACTGAGCTAGATGGTGTTTCTCCACCAGATTCTAATTTAACTAGCATCAAGCTTGAGCTGGTATCATGGAAAGTTGTTACAGATGTCACAGGAGACAAGAAGATACTGAAAAAGATTAAGAAAGTGGGTGAGGGGTTTGATCGTCCTAACGAGGGATCCCAAGTGAAAG TGATATATTTGTGCAAAGGGGAAGATGATACTGTTATTGAGAGGAAAGGATCAGAGGAAGAACCTTTTGAGTTCACAACTCAGGAAG aacaagtaccCGAGGGTCTAGAAAGAGCAATAATGACAATGAAAAAAGCAGAACAAGCTCTTGTAATCGTCCATGCAGAATATTTGAGCGGCTATAATAATTCACAGGGAAACACAGCAAATAATAAAGTCCTTTATTATGAAGTTGAGTTGGTTGATTTTGTTAAG GAAAAACCATTTTGGAAAATGAACACAGAAGAGAAAATAGAAGCCTGTGAGAGGAAGAAGCATGACGGAAATCTGCTGTTCAAAGCTGAAAATTTCATGCACGCATCTAAGAAATATGAAAAG GCTGTAAAGTACATTGAGTTTGATCACTCATTCAGTGAAGATGAGAAGCATCGTTCTAATACCTTACGTTTATCCTGCAACTTGAACAATGCTGCCTGCAAACTTAAATTGGGAGAGTATATTGAAGCTTCAAGACTATGCACAAAG GTCCTACAACAAGACCCTTCAAATATCAAGGCTCTTTATAGAAGATGCCAAGCATACATGAAAACATCAGACTTGGAGAAAGCTGAGGCTGACATTAAAAGAGCTTTGACCATTGATCCAAATAACAG AGACATTAAACTTGAGTACAAAGAGCTCAAAGTTAAGCAAAAGGAATACAATACATATGAAGCTGGAATCTTCAGCACAATGGTTTCAAGAATGAGctag